Proteins co-encoded in one Meiothermus sp. genomic window:
- the hisD gene encoding histidinol dehydrogenase produces the protein MTVEYGDALETVRYILHQVEHEGDAALQRISQEIDGHGVEEIPKRVWREAYESLDADLRDALETAKERIEAFYRREPMGGFLEAGPEGVLGQLVRPLDRVGVYVPGGSAPLLSTVLMTAVPAKVAGVGEIVIASPPRVHPGILAAAWVAGADRLFGMGGAQAIGALAYGTETVPRVDKIMGPGNRYVVLAKREVYGVVGMEGLPGPTETLIIADASADPKLLAADLLAQAEHGPDSEAWLLSPYRELLERVAEELERQLADLPRASIARQALERSGLVLVEHLEQALELSNLYAPEHLCLSIHDPLAALGMVRNAGGVFLGEHSCEALGDYIAGPSHVMPTSGTARFGGGLSLRDFFKVIPVVGLTHEAASKLSVLGAHMAREEGLEAHARALDRRRKD, from the coding sequence ATGACGGTGGAATATGGCGATGCACTGGAAACAGTGCGGTACATCTTGCATCAGGTCGAGCACGAAGGCGACGCAGCCTTGCAGCGGATTAGCCAGGAAATAGATGGGCACGGGGTGGAGGAGATTCCCAAGCGGGTCTGGCGCGAGGCCTACGAGAGCCTGGATGCCGACCTGCGAGATGCCCTCGAGACCGCCAAGGAGCGCATCGAAGCTTTCTATCGGCGCGAGCCCATGGGCGGTTTTCTGGAGGCCGGGCCGGAGGGGGTGCTGGGCCAACTGGTGCGCCCGTTGGATCGGGTCGGGGTCTATGTGCCGGGGGGGTCGGCCCCGCTGCTCTCCACCGTGCTCATGACGGCGGTGCCGGCCAAAGTAGCGGGGGTGGGCGAGATTGTGATAGCCTCGCCGCCCCGGGTGCACCCCGGCATTCTGGCGGCGGCCTGGGTAGCGGGGGCCGACCGTCTGTTTGGCATGGGCGGGGCCCAGGCCATTGGCGCCCTGGCCTACGGCACCGAGACGGTGCCCCGGGTCGACAAAATCATGGGGCCGGGCAACCGCTATGTGGTGCTGGCCAAGCGCGAGGTGTACGGGGTGGTGGGCATGGAGGGCCTGCCGGGGCCTACCGAGACCCTCATCATCGCCGATGCCTCCGCCGACCCCAAACTCCTGGCCGCCGACCTCTTGGCCCAGGCCGAACACGGCCCGGACTCCGAAGCCTGGCTGCTCTCACCGTACCGGGAGCTACTGGAGCGGGTCGCGGAGGAGCTCGAGCGCCAGCTGGCTGACCTGCCCAGGGCTTCCATCGCCCGTCAGGCTCTGGAGCGCAGCGGGCTGGTGCTGGTAGAGCATCTGGAGCAAGCCCTGGAGCTTTCCAACCTGTACGCCCCTGAGCACCTGTGCCTCTCCATTCACGACCCCCTGGCCGCCCTGGGAATGGTGCGCAATGCCGGAGGCGTTTTCCTGGGAGAACATTCCTGCGAGGCGCTGGGTGATTACATTGCAGGCCCCAGCCACGTGATGCCCACCTCCGGCACGGCCCGTTTTGGCGGGGGGCTCTCGCTGCGCGATTTTTTCAAGGTGATTCCGGTGGTGGGGCTCACCCATGAAGCGGCCAGCAAGCTCTCGGTGCTGGGGGCCCACATGGCCCGCGAGGAGGGTCTGGAAGCCCATGCCCGGGCCCTGGATCGCAGAAGGAAGGACTAG